A genomic segment from Alteribacillus bidgolensis encodes:
- a CDS encoding DUF6470 family protein — translation MNMPIVEITTTNAELGIKSSRPPFEISQPPADTEINQNLTDTVEISTKAAKVNIDQSEAFADANLISPLQKTKQFAQKANQTATEYTAKKAREGEQLKAIENNGGGGKAKLRLQKKTAS, via the coding sequence ATGAACATGCCAATCGTAGAAATTACAACAACTAACGCAGAACTTGGAATAAAATCATCAAGACCGCCGTTCGAAATCAGCCAGCCCCCGGCAGATACCGAGATAAACCAAAATCTCACCGACACCGTTGAAATTTCTACGAAAGCGGCGAAAGTGAATATTGATCAATCCGAAGCCTTTGCAGATGCGAATTTGATTTCTCCTCTGCAGAAAACGAAGCAATTTGCGCAAAAAGCAAACCAAACCGCAACGGAATATACGGCCAAAAAAGCACGAGAAGGCGAACAGCTTAAGGCGATAGAAAACAATGGCGGAGGCGGAAAAGCCAAGCTGCGATTGCAAAAGAAAACGGCAAGCTGA
- a CDS encoding DUF6470 family protein, protein MAKENGKLIEKQTEFGFTPENAFKVKFDVAPGDLSFQVERAETEINVQKNDPEINIPRWEIKHYLKQKPSIQFHVSGEQVNRTL, encoded by the coding sequence ATTGCAAAAGAAAACGGCAAGCTGATAGAAAAACAAACCGAATTCGGCTTTACACCAGAAAATGCTTTCAAAGTAAAGTTTGACGTAGCACCAGGCGATCTCTCGTTTCAAGTCGAACGAGCAGAAACAGAGATTAACGTACAAAAAAATGACCCGGAAATAAACATTCCGCGCTGGGAGATTAAGCATTATTTAAAACAAAAACCCAGCATTCAATTTCATGTGAGCGGAGAACAAGTGAACCGTACGTTATAA
- the fliW gene encoding flagellar assembly protein FliW — MKLQTKHLGEVDIQQEEIYQFEQGLPAFEEETAFVLLPFSNDNIFFILQSVNNPELAFVVANPFHFFNDYQVKLSDSVLEQLAIEKEEDVAIFSVLTLEEPFNKTTANLQAPIVLNASKNKGKQFVLTESDYQTKHSLFPQQAQTAENEKGGR, encoded by the coding sequence GTGAAACTGCAAACAAAACACCTTGGCGAAGTCGACATACAGCAAGAAGAGATTTATCAATTTGAGCAAGGACTGCCAGCTTTTGAAGAAGAAACAGCATTTGTGCTGCTTCCTTTTAGCAATGACAACATCTTTTTTATCCTTCAATCCGTAAATAATCCGGAATTAGCATTTGTGGTCGCCAATCCTTTTCATTTTTTCAATGATTACCAGGTCAAATTATCAGATAGCGTACTTGAACAGCTGGCCATTGAAAAAGAAGAGGATGTGGCGATTTTTTCCGTATTAACACTAGAAGAGCCGTTTAACAAAACGACCGCCAACCTGCAGGCGCCAATCGTTCTGAATGCGTCCAAGAACAAGGGCAAGCAATTTGTTTTAACCGAGTCGGACTATCAAACGAAACACTCTCTTTTCCCGCAGCAAGCCCAAACTGCCGAGAACGAGAAGGGAGGCCGCTAA